The stretch of DNA aacgttgctcactgaggacacctgctggtcaatagtTACggggtgtgtttttttaaggatAATAGACCcgctttagttgtttttaaaagccctttgtgcagtcacgTTTCTACGCAGCTtttaacttatcctgagttaccatgactacctgcaTTTAAgaccattttatgaaataatctATTTACGgtgtcattgcagtccaaacaaatctgacgttgcatacccttgaaccaagcagcagccatgttgaaagtctcaggtcaatctgagcctgatgcacagagatatttgacacacacacacacacacacacacacacacacacacacacacagtgcttccttgctttatagatcaAGATAGATATAGATCATATTTTGGAGGAAAATTCAGAATAGTCAAAATACAGATTCTTATACTTTTATTTCAATTGTCAATAATTGTTGTAactaatgtatttttcttcctaataaccttcttacaaaccgtttgaactcataaaccaaaacatttcttcatttataaccatgcaaaattacacaaaaatatacattcgTAAAATAGAAATGTAAGATAAGTGAAAGAAAAGGTTAATATTATAACCTTTTTCATTTTCCGACTAAAGAAAGTCAAAATGCTGAATACTATTAACAGACCGACTGCTATAGATATGACTAATAATAACCCATTAGGATATTTAAagtgatgtaatgtgttttttattcattgtgTTCTTTCCTGAAGTCAGttattattgttctttgtttttgatGTCGTTCCAGGAACTCCTGGAGTTGGTAAAACCACTCTGGGAAAGGAACTGGCCCAGCGGACGGGTTTGACCTACGTTAACATTGGAGACCTGGCCCAGGAAGGTAGAGCTGCTTTTAACACTTATAGAGACACTGCTGAGCTTTCAAATCAAGTTATTATCAGGGTCCCCACAGTCCTggattcctggaaaagttacagaatttgaaaaaacagttttccagtcctattttattttaatgtttaaaatacgTTAAACCCCGAAGATGTTAAGCattatctcaaagtgaaagtgctgcataCCAGCAGCATCAATGAGCGGGAATCACGAGATCTCACAAATTCACGCAAATTCACTCTccgcctcatttataaaactgtgcgtTGGTAAAATCACTTCAGCCggcgtacgctaaaaaccaggaaatgcaTACGCATTAGCTTCAGAACTAAGTAGGGATGTAAAAATTAAtcatgaggcagttaaaaatgtgattcaaaggtgtcacggttcacatcgatactctgaaattgaatcgcagttttttttttattattttttttattttttttaacagcagaaggcactatctatttagaatttgaaattcaggacgcaccaccatgttttaaatcagaagtgtggaagcattttggtttccccaagacaaaatgaaagaagtgagaAATAAAGAACGTGAAATCCAAGGTCAGAAGGTCACAGAGAGGAAAGGTAGAAAGAATGAAAGacatagtttatttatttatattatttctttgatatgggatttgttttaaaattcaattaaggcacaaaatacattttcagttgcacttttaaaaagaaaatgaactattacgcagttttacatagtttactgtagagccagaatttaaatgaataagcttcgtcttcatttgtactatttctttatttatttcattcaggatttatttttgattaaattgcattgttttgaatagtttatcaagggattcttttgacaatgaaagatgaaagaaaatagtacagtatttttattttcatttttgaagaaaaaacaatgaatatttttcagtcatcattaagtctacagtctcattttgtaaaataaattgtgagagaatcgtattgtgaacccagtatcctgaatcgtatcgggagttgagtatTTCGTTGCATCTCtagaactaagtcatggaattttggtaaaatatttcggaaaatcattgtgaaaaaagtgtgggaaccctgtcTTATATGGTTCAATGCagcttttatttccatttttaaatCTCTAAGTATTTATTCATAACACTAAAGGCTGTTTTAAGTGACCATTTTAAATGTTGAGTTAATAACGATCAGAGGGCTTGTTCCTTCCTCCTATAGGTCAGCTTTATGATGGATATGATGAAGAGTATCAGTGTCCCATTCTGGACGAGGACAAGGTGAGTTTACTTTGTGCCACTCAGTGACTCGTCAATTACTTAGAATTAGTACAGTAATTACTACATGAGTCTAGTACATTATTAGGGCCTCTGATTTGCCATTTAGAAAATGTTCCAAATTCTGATGCATGATTAGAATTCACAGAAATAACCAGAGTTTTTAACGAACAGATCCAAATGTCGCTGTTACACAAAGGTGGATTGTTTCAGTTTAGTTTACTGCCAAAGATGGGCCGTCGACTCGAAGTGGGTCGGTCcggtccatttttttttatgaacgAGTGGGGGCAGACATGGTAACGGGGGGGGAAAAACAGTCCAAAACGTGGCAAGagaagagtgtaaagtgactaaaatgggtccAAAGCGGTCATGAGTGGCCAAAGAATTGGCagataaagaggaaccaggtggtatgtaatggcagagagtagcttaaatgagcaaaatgtgtcaaacaatagtggaaaagggaaaaaatgtggaagaaagtgaccaattttttttttttttttttaagtacaaaaATTTGATAAGTctcaaaaaaataggaaaataggGATATTTATTCGTCCAAAAGTAGcagaaaagtgactaaaatggaccagAAGCAaccaaaagtggccaaaaatgggcaaataaagagcaaccaggtggtatgtaaagctaaagggtagctttaataagcaaaatgtggaacaaaaagaggcaaaatgtaggaaaaaaggaaacaagtggtatttattgggcaaaagttagcttatttgaatgaaaagtggccaagaAAATTCAGGAATGGACAAAAATTGggtaagtgtcaaaaagaacttagaaaaaaaggaaagaaattgaaaaaaagagaaatttaTTGTGAAAATGTAGCTAAAGTctagtgtcagaactttttgaaaaggggcaaaaatgggacaaaggaagttgcaaaatggccaaaggaaatagataAAAAGTTTTCTGGGGTAATGATAGtttaaattaagacataaagagccacatgttgagaatcactgactgataacagcttctacgtggtgtctcTGACTGGTGTGGACAGAAAATGGCCAGGCTGACATTATGGTCCATGTGCTGTGTATTATGTGTATATGCTGATGGTAAATAATACTGCGTGTGCTTGGTAACAGGTGGTGGATGAGCTGGAGGATCAGATGGGAGAAGGTGGAGTGATCGTGGACTATCACGGCTGTGACCTGTTCCCTGAACGCTGGTTTCACATCGTCTTCGTGCTGCGTACTGACAGCAGTCAGCTGTACACTAGGCTGGAGGGAAGGTCGCTAAACgcagttatttattatttaatgttctctAAGCCTcgagtttttttaattttagttttttagtttttaggagaagatttctcattttttagatttttttaaggacagattgttataatgtaaaaaaaggtgtttttgtttaaaccttattgacaataataacttatttatttactatattgtattttgccgttacaagaAAAGGTTGGTCACTAATAAAACTAAATCAGACTTTGCtctcaaaatgaacactggtgtttagtattaatattttctatatatttattgtcattagAAGAAAgctatgtttatatatattgaATAGATAGATATGTATTTGTTCTTagctgttttcaaacatacaatacaaagagtaaacattcattttaaaaacctaaaaaagGAATGAGCTGAAACAGTAACTGAGTCCATCCACAAACAGcattataataaaaacacaatagaaaccACTCAATAACAGATATTCATCAACTTATGATTGAAAAGGtgcaaaacatttgtttttttaaataatttttgaacACAGACAGTGAACTCATTAACATAGTGACTTTAACACCATAAACAGAAACACATCGTGTTCTAAATTTACTTTCTTCAAAAACATAAAcccctcttaaattatatttaacttctttgttttaaaagtgaaataataGTTTATTTCTTACTCATTTCTGAGTACATTTTTAACCTTATTATATTCATACGTTTTATTGTTCTAGATTTATTAAACAGTTTGTTAGTAGATGCCTTGAATTCCACTTTATTATATcttaatgctttcttttgtAATGTGATTAATGGATCTATATATGTTTTACATGTATTAGCTCAGCTTTCTGATCAATAGTCCAGGTTTGGTAATATAAGAGATGAATAAAGcactatttattattgtttttattctgtgtaGAATGCTAATAGTAACCAGAGTTGTAGCTTCTGAAATGATACATTTAATGATATTGTTGTGAAAACATCTCCATTAACGTgtataaacatataaatataattattccACGGTTCTTTTCTCTGTGACGTGACAGGAACTACACGGGGAAGAAGCTGCAGGACAACGTTCAGTGTGAGATCTTCCAGACCATCTACGAGGAGGCCATGGAGGCTTATAAACACGAGATCGTTCACCAGCTTCCCAGCAACACACCAGAGGACATGGAGCAGAACCTGGACCAGATAGTACAGTGGACCGAGCAGTGGATCAAGGACAACAACTAGAACTCTCAACATCCAACAACCAGAACGATTAACATCCAACCAGGGCCGGCCCTCGCTTTTTTGGTGCCCTAGGCGAAATTACTTAATGCCCCCCCCTTCGGGACATCCACGGCTATGTAAAAAATCACAACAGTTTAATACGTACAAATATAAACTTTCacgtaaaaacaaaatcagagCTGTGTAATGAGAAtaatattcaaattaaaaaaagaaaggtttTCAAGTAATAAATACTTATCTGGAACAACAAAAGTATAATACgataaaaaacatttcaagaAAAAAGGTTTTCTAGTAATAAATGCTTCACTGAAACATCTCAACAACAGGGGCCAGCTTTAGGCCcttgaatgaataaaaatagatacagatttttttccacaagtctatacacagtgtgtacacattatttattttaaatatcaacacaaaacaatgcaattctgtgacaccattggaaaaaaaatacaacccaTTTTCAAATGTAGAATAAGGCACAATAATACattataacacctacaggtatagtgcaaatgttTCAAgggaataataacaaaaatggtgcaaaataatctACTTTCCTGTATGGTTtgactagtcagtaacacaaatctaAAACCAAAGAatacaatagaattatatagacttaaagctagggtaagtaattttctccagatacactttttaagtttttggttgaaattgtctttatgtcctgacagaaattaaaatcttatgttctctgaaaaaggaacaaagaaaatctgtagcagctgtaaacctgtaataacttcaaccaatggaaaaaacaaaccttttttttttttaaaccaatcacgtctccgtctccctgctcgttctagacccctcacatgcacgagcgcacactgaaagcgcgtcaccgctgacagagttaaaacagagtttttggtcatattttttaacacatataatgataaagtttgtttacttactgctgaatgagacaacgtttctacacaatacaagtgatgagctgagctcctcttctgcagcagctgtgagcatgcatgtgagtgagacgggaGCACAGAGAGGAGGGACGAGGAGGGttaaggcggagccatcagggaggctacattcaaaatcatgctagcttttgaaaatcgcctaccctacatttaaaataaatataaatataggcAGAAGATTATCAGGTATAGTggtgcctgtgttgcctgtcaggaaggccggccctgcatCCAACAACAACGACTAGAACTCTCAACATTCAACAACAACTAGAACTCTCAACATCCAACAACAACGACTAGAACTCTCAACATCCAACAACAACGACTAGAACTCTCAACATCCAACAACAACTAGAACTCTCAACATCCAACAACAACGACTAGAACTCTCAACATCCAACAATAAATAGAACTCTCAACATCCAACAATAACACCAACTCTTTCAATATATTCAGTTTGAAACAGTTTCCACAATtgtttaaggcagtggctatccgtagggttgccgtatcaatattccaacattctattcgtacgcagcgcccctatttggtcagtttaggtcgtgtgactaagactaaacctgaccctaaaaattgttgcaatgtAGGGTTATAACCTcaccctaaaacgctacgtatgtgtacttcggtaaccgtaccaatagcaccaggggttgtccatacagcaaccgtacaaatagacactttcattgTTTAATGAAGacttggtttgtttgttttctaataTGTTCAATTTTTATGGAGTTTCTCTAGTACAGTGTACATTTTAGACATTCTCAGGGTGAGGTATCgagtatcaggaaaacctctgtcatttatcagaccaaacagactcgtgactcagcaaaacctccatcAAATCAAACGGTTAAGTTATTTCAACGTTTCATTTAactttgtatttattaatcaaacaatacgttCATATATCTTaactttcaaaaaaataaaaggaaagaacagTTTTCAACTTACTTTGTCGTGTACTtttggttccttcaaaataaaacgccttAAGGCCTGAGGCCGTTAAGTCTGATGACTTATTTTGAAACCTGAGGCCGTCTCATTCTACGGCGCTTGTTTTGAAGTGAGGCAGtcaggttttgctgagtcatgagtccgtttgttctaataaataatgtttttttgatACCTGTCCTAAATGTACACCgtgaataaaagtttaaaatatgtcCCACATGTTTAATTTCCAcctattttttacattttgcatgatttaaatgttatttcaactgaaataaatgaacgtTGTCCACATGCATATATTAtcatatttcattaaaaatgatcaaatttgAGGCGCCGTGTTTGACCCTAgagaatctttttaaaaatctaaaaaaaaatatatatttttttttttttttacctcaaaaGGAACAATATTTCACCCAGGGAGgaaaaagtgttattttttgttttttttagccacCCTAGTGATCATGTCCTCAAAGACGATGAAAAATAGAAATTGTAGGTTATTCGTGACATGGACCTCATTGTAATGGCAGCAGTGTTCTaagggggtgtggcctcttTCAGCAGGATAACACCTGACCACAAAGCAGTAATGTTTGAATAACAACCAGTTCTCGGATCGCATTTCAATCCACCTTCATGTGGGATAAACTGGACAAACGAGTCGGATCCTTGAGATTCCCAAGACGTAACATTCAGGAGTACAAGGAGACACGGTGGTTTTGGCATCAGAAGAAGAACacagtttaaagtgtttttgttttttttccagcaagttgattttgtcattttctttgaaatattatgttgatgtttcatttattcagacaacttttttcaggacgTTTTCtttgaagtttactttgatctga from Gouania willdenowi chromosome 9, fGouWil2.1, whole genome shotgun sequence encodes:
- the ak6 gene encoding adenylate kinase isoenzyme 6; translated protein: MKINMRPNILLTGTPGVGKTTLGKELAQRTGLTYVNIGDLAQEGQLYDGYDEEYQCPILDEDKVVDELEDQMGEGGVIVDYHGCDLFPERWFHIVFVLRTDSSQLYTRLEGRNYTGKKLQDNVQCEIFQTIYEEAMEAYKHEIVHQLPSNTPEDMEQNLDQIVQWTEQWIKDNN